In Gemmata obscuriglobus, a single genomic region encodes these proteins:
- a CDS encoding Imm1 family immunity protein: MPEVYFDHAEVDGPIPPGADAIVRLMRERGEDYWNDAEDGPGFKSLYYYAEGRDSDVGCTAELVLTKKDRYGFHFWLHYPVSWVDSPYYREHESHYSCSDPDLREWVGVGDSHEGQRPIFAGLFVPVEDAVEVVREFVRSGERSPRIRWVDGRFIRDAERRHGIP; encoded by the coding sequence ATGCCCGAGGTGTACTTCGACCATGCGGAAGTAGATGGTCCGATTCCCCCGGGCGCGGACGCGATCGTCCGGCTGATGCGTGAGCGAGGCGAGGACTACTGGAATGATGCCGAGGACGGCCCCGGGTTCAAGTCCCTGTACTACTATGCCGAAGGGCGGGATTCGGACGTGGGGTGTACCGCGGAGTTGGTGCTCACCAAGAAGGACCGGTACGGGTTCCACTTCTGGCTGCACTACCCGGTGAGCTGGGTGGACTCGCCGTACTACCGCGAGCACGAGTCGCACTACTCGTGCTCGGACCCCGACCTGCGGGAGTGGGTGGGCGTCGGCGACTCGCATGAGGGCCAGCGGCCCATCTTCGCCGGCCTGTTCGTGCCGGTCGAGGACGCCGTTGAGGTGGTCCGCGAGTTCGTCCGCTCCGGCGAGCGATCCCCGCGCATCCGGTGGGTCGATGGGCGGTTCATCCGGGACGCCGAGCGGCGGCACGGCATCCCCTAA
- a CDS encoding DUF4274 domain-containing protein, with product MDAARLHEWVATYNWDDGLAPVWAIAEWPRTEFATALLIYWRLGGPWLEGDAAPGNAHAVRLQAVVRERLLVGFYLRGASRYDPAAEMTRVQLHQFRKAGVPEVLLLACGPEAEPGAAPDTAG from the coding sequence ATGGACGCGGCCCGACTGCATGAGTGGGTGGCCACGTACAACTGGGACGACGGTCTCGCCCCGGTGTGGGCCATCGCCGAGTGGCCGCGGACCGAATTCGCTACCGCCCTGCTGATCTACTGGCGGCTCGGCGGGCCGTGGCTGGAGGGCGACGCGGCTCCCGGCAACGCCCACGCCGTCCGGCTCCAGGCGGTGGTCCGCGAGCGTCTGCTGGTCGGGTTCTATCTGCGGGGCGCGTCCCGCTACGACCCGGCCGCCGAGATGACCCGCGTGCAACTCCACCAGTTCCGTAAGGCGGGAGTGCCGGAAGTATTGCTCTTGGCGTGTGGCCCAGAGGCCGAACCCGGCGCTGCACCTGACACCGCCGGCTGA
- a CDS encoding terminase large subunit domain-containing protein — protein MGWRPDPWQARFLTSPGKRESLLCSRQAGKSTATAARVVREALLWPKADCLVFCPTMRQSMEMLRKVRDFYRALGSPVAELADTKTSLELANGSRVISLPDSQEGVVGFSAPRLVVIDEGSRVSDELYKSVRPMLAVSKGQLLTLSTPFGNQGWFFDIWDDSAEGLKRRAKLHEPWQRTAVPASQIPRITPEFLEDERAELGERWFQQEYFLRFLDSIDAVFSQAVIHGARSEGIEPLFDLGGVSAA, from the coding sequence ATGGGGTGGCGGCCGGACCCGTGGCAGGCCCGGTTCCTGACGAGCCCGGGGAAGCGGGAGTCGCTCCTCTGTTCCCGCCAGGCGGGTAAGAGCACCGCGACCGCGGCCCGCGTCGTGCGCGAGGCCCTGCTGTGGCCCAAGGCCGACTGCCTGGTGTTCTGCCCCACGATGCGGCAGTCGATGGAAATGCTCCGCAAGGTGCGCGACTTCTACCGCGCGCTGGGGAGCCCGGTGGCCGAGCTCGCGGACACGAAGACGAGCCTCGAGCTGGCGAACGGGTCGCGGGTCATCAGCCTGCCCGACTCGCAGGAAGGCGTGGTCGGGTTCAGCGCCCCGCGGCTGGTCGTGATCGACGAGGGGAGCCGGGTTTCGGACGAGCTGTACAAGAGCGTCCGCCCGATGCTCGCGGTGTCGAAGGGCCAGCTGCTCACGTTGAGCACGCCGTTCGGCAACCAGGGCTGGTTCTTCGACATCTGGGACGACAGCGCCGAGGGCCTCAAGCGGCGTGCCAAGCTGCACGAGCCGTGGCAGCGGACCGCGGTGCCGGCGAGCCAGATCCCGCGCATCACGCCCGAGTTCCTGGAGGACGAGCGGGCCGAGCTGGGCGAGCGGTGGTTCCAGCAGGAGTACTTCCTGCGGTTCCTCGACTCGATCGACGCGGTGTTCAGTCAGGCGGTGATCCACGGGGCCCGGTCCGAAGGGATCGAGCCCCTGTTCGACCTTGGGGGCGTGAGCGCAGCCTGA
- a CDS encoding TIGR02996 domain-containing protein — MSERAGFLNAIRSAPADDTARLVYADWLDELQDPTDFDRATSAFIRMSCVRPGAKVMPRKVYPWLLSKGEDGHVVENWKRLVPTLMSVDAAQGLPGTEAIGTRNGRVVRCAVRLPSTAPLPRRAANQRSYAVVLEFSRGFVSNLVVSSIHAARLAYPLVVADQPLIEFHLAGLYPGLQLGHDVIGRELLALVERHQGADAGARFAKRQWVDWHLP, encoded by the coding sequence GTGAGCGAACGAGCCGGGTTCCTCAACGCGATCCGCTCGGCCCCGGCTGACGACACGGCCCGGCTCGTGTACGCCGACTGGCTCGACGAACTTCAGGACCCGACCGACTTCGACCGGGCAACATCCGCATTCATTCGGATGAGCTGCGTGCGGCCGGGTGCGAAGGTGATGCCCCGCAAGGTGTACCCGTGGCTGCTCTCGAAGGGCGAGGACGGGCACGTGGTCGAGAACTGGAAGCGGCTCGTGCCCACGCTGATGAGCGTCGACGCCGCGCAAGGCCTCCCCGGGACCGAAGCGATCGGCACCCGGAACGGGCGGGTCGTCCGGTGCGCGGTGCGGCTGCCGTCGACGGCTCCCCTCCCGCGCCGCGCGGCGAACCAGCGCTCTTACGCGGTCGTGCTCGAGTTCAGTCGGGGGTTCGTGTCGAACCTCGTGGTGAGTTCGATTCACGCGGCCCGCCTGGCGTACCCGCTGGTGGTCGCGGATCAGCCGCTCATCGAGTTCCACCTCGCGGGCCTCTACCCCGGCTTGCAATTAGGGCACGACGTGATCGGGCGCGAGCTGCTCGCCCTCGTGGAGCGCCACCAGGGCGCGGACGCCGGCGCCCGTTTCGCGAAGCGGCAGTGGGTCGATTGGCACCTGCCCTAA
- a CDS encoding J domain-containing protein — translation MSDPTRYPLCWPAGRPRTSFPQPSRFKVESFARVRDELLGELKLLGAKDVILSANLRLRQDGLPLANQAQPADAGVAVYFRYHGQPVAFACDRWRKVEDNLQAIRHTIEALRGIARWGTGDMVQAAFTGFAALSPAKTERRWWDVFEVSFHTRTEVVTSDYRKLVLKYHPDRNPGDAEAAAKYAEIDRAYEEFKRERGL, via the coding sequence ATGAGCGACCCGACCCGTTACCCGCTGTGCTGGCCCGCCGGGCGGCCGCGCACCTCGTTCCCGCAGCCGTCGCGGTTCAAGGTGGAGAGCTTCGCCCGGGTCCGGGATGAGCTCCTGGGCGAGCTCAAACTGCTCGGCGCCAAGGACGTGATCCTGTCCGCGAACCTGCGGCTCCGTCAGGACGGGCTCCCGCTCGCGAACCAGGCCCAACCGGCCGACGCCGGCGTCGCGGTCTACTTCCGGTACCACGGGCAGCCGGTGGCGTTCGCGTGCGACCGGTGGCGCAAGGTCGAGGACAACCTGCAAGCGATCCGGCACACGATCGAGGCCCTCCGCGGCATCGCCCGCTGGGGCACCGGGGACATGGTCCAGGCCGCGTTCACCGGGTTCGCAGCCCTGTCGCCCGCGAAGACCGAACGACGCTGGTGGGACGTGTTCGAGGTTTCGTTCCACACCCGCACCGAGGTCGTCACCTCGGACTACCGCAAGCTGGTGCTGAAATACCACCCGGACCGCAACCCCGGCGATGCCGAAGCCGCCGCGAAGTACGCGGAGATCGACCGCGCGTACGAGGAATTCAAGCGGGAGCGTGGGCTGTGA
- a CDS encoding ParB/RepB/Spo0J family partition protein: MAKKTNPVPAPAPEVRAPAPERAPVGPPATSGPEIVEDVPLAAVAPCPFNVRRHFDPADLASLADSIRALGLKEPLLVRPVGRAGGPAPEWNGYSWIYLGEPAYELADGERRFRALALIHQAGGDIGKAPRPNEVPVIVRPMTDEAVRAVMLVSREQSRDLRTSELVAGYTALAEGRTVEQLAEFLGRKNEIAHVRGVLKLARLPGWALAAIDAGKLKPASAVLVAGLHSEPSRKRAAACAILGFHHADEEVDAFIADHFDRGEDPTELEDWDYDGPLTYRELKDLLASEFQRELKSAPFPRQALDLLEGVGSCDACPKRAGNDPDAVEAKVRADMCLDPECYRAKEEVWNTRVVEAAKASGKTILSKKDAEKLFNRYGDDSLAYRSGYVDLAATCYQDKEKRTYGALLKGHVADDQVAIAVGPKTGKPFELVKEDLADTVLKAKYKIGVRSSLSGSNDKWLKEQRERKKKAELGRAAAAVANGLVAARVKEKLPPGFPVFQGGVPLLQHVAATVASFGGSDVCRAVAKRRGLPLKDPHAHREAVSALAFTLAEPRDLIALIAELAATYRTLSWASEYARDNVSKEERAFFAAFGIDRKTLTQDAAAEKKAAKASKKKDKKKSAGGGVPAPAPVALVTWDGVPNFPEQAAAHLATKGVNTVADLDAVVERLKRGDGGAARPNGAANRYTALKELGVPPDVVYQAGDALVDWESARSAPAAAAAPKPKGKRKAGAA, encoded by the coding sequence ATGGCCAAGAAGACGAACCCCGTTCCCGCGCCGGCCCCCGAGGTGCGGGCGCCCGCACCCGAGCGCGCCCCGGTCGGGCCGCCGGCGACGTCCGGGCCGGAGATCGTCGAGGACGTGCCGCTCGCGGCCGTCGCGCCGTGCCCGTTCAACGTGCGGCGGCACTTCGACCCGGCGGACCTCGCGTCCCTGGCGGACTCGATCCGGGCGCTCGGGCTGAAGGAGCCGCTGCTGGTGCGGCCCGTGGGCCGGGCCGGCGGGCCGGCCCCGGAGTGGAACGGGTACTCCTGGATCTACCTCGGCGAGCCCGCCTACGAGCTGGCCGACGGCGAGCGGCGGTTCCGGGCGCTGGCGCTCATTCATCAGGCGGGCGGGGATATCGGGAAGGCCCCCCGGCCGAACGAGGTCCCGGTGATCGTGCGACCCATGACCGACGAGGCCGTGCGGGCGGTGATGCTGGTGTCCCGCGAGCAGTCGCGGGACCTGCGGACGAGCGAGCTGGTCGCCGGGTACACGGCCCTGGCGGAGGGGCGCACGGTCGAGCAGCTGGCGGAGTTCCTCGGCCGCAAGAACGAGATCGCCCACGTGCGGGGCGTGCTGAAGCTCGCCCGGCTGCCGGGGTGGGCGCTGGCCGCCATCGATGCCGGGAAGCTGAAGCCGGCGTCCGCGGTGCTCGTGGCCGGGCTGCACAGCGAGCCGAGCCGCAAGCGGGCCGCCGCGTGTGCCATCCTGGGCTTCCACCACGCCGACGAGGAAGTGGACGCATTCATCGCCGACCACTTCGACCGCGGCGAGGATCCGACCGAGTTGGAGGACTGGGATTACGACGGGCCGCTGACCTACCGGGAGCTCAAGGACCTGCTCGCGTCCGAGTTCCAGCGGGAGCTGAAGTCGGCCCCGTTCCCGCGCCAGGCCCTCGACCTGCTGGAGGGCGTCGGCAGCTGCGACGCGTGCCCGAAGCGGGCGGGCAACGACCCGGACGCGGTGGAAGCCAAGGTGCGGGCCGACATGTGCCTGGACCCGGAGTGCTACCGGGCCAAGGAAGAGGTGTGGAACACGCGGGTGGTCGAGGCGGCGAAGGCGAGCGGCAAGACGATCCTCTCGAAGAAGGACGCCGAGAAGCTGTTCAACCGGTACGGCGACGACTCCCTCGCCTACCGGTCCGGGTACGTCGACCTGGCCGCGACCTGCTACCAGGACAAGGAGAAGCGCACGTACGGGGCGCTCCTCAAGGGGCACGTGGCCGACGACCAGGTGGCGATCGCGGTCGGGCCGAAGACCGGGAAGCCGTTCGAGCTGGTCAAGGAGGACCTCGCCGACACGGTGCTGAAGGCGAAATACAAGATCGGGGTGCGGTCCAGCTTATCCGGGTCCAACGACAAGTGGCTGAAGGAGCAGCGGGAGCGGAAGAAGAAGGCCGAACTCGGCCGGGCCGCGGCCGCGGTCGCGAACGGGCTCGTCGCGGCCCGGGTCAAGGAAAAGCTCCCGCCGGGCTTCCCGGTGTTCCAGGGCGGGGTCCCGCTCCTCCAGCACGTGGCCGCGACGGTCGCGAGCTTCGGCGGGTCCGACGTGTGCCGGGCGGTGGCCAAGCGCCGGGGCCTCCCGCTCAAAGACCCGCACGCGCACCGCGAGGCGGTCTCCGCACTCGCGTTCACGCTCGCCGAGCCCCGGGACCTGATCGCCCTGATCGCCGAACTGGCCGCCACTTACCGCACCTTGAGCTGGGCGAGCGAGTACGCCCGGGACAACGTCAGCAAAGAGGAGCGGGCGTTCTTCGCCGCGTTCGGGATCGACCGCAAGACGCTCACCCAGGACGCCGCGGCCGAGAAGAAGGCCGCGAAGGCCTCCAAGAAGAAGGACAAGAAGAAGTCGGCCGGGGGCGGGGTGCCGGCGCCCGCACCGGTCGCACTCGTCACCTGGGACGGCGTCCCGAACTTCCCGGAGCAGGCCGCCGCCCACCTCGCGACCAAGGGCGTGAACACCGTCGCGGACCTCGACGCGGTCGTGGAGCGGCTGAAGCGCGGGGACGGGGGCGCGGCCCGGCCGAACGGGGCCGCCAACCGGTACACCGCGCTCAAGGAGCTCGGGGTGCCGCCCGACGTGGTCTACCAGGCCGGCGACGCGCTGGTGGACTGGGAGAGCGCGAGGAGCGCTCCCGCGGCCGCCGCGGCCCCGAAGCCGAAGGGCAAGCGGAAGGCGGGTGCCGCATGA
- a CDS encoding putative metallopeptidase, with translation MPTTYTIADDEVCALLAEVMGSWHPDLRDAGVKVACLFAANDKGPALKHGGYPVLACIKIVSLKDRVTKAHDAELLIDAGAWNDLRYGQRVATLDHELSHIRLKNFWRRPVLDRDNQPTGQTEVGWESDDLGRPALKSVPGDWSAGDGFAAVVARHGRDAIEFRNLATCTREAEAALAAGQAALLERATRPGGSL, from the coding sequence ATGCCGACGACCTACACGATCGCCGACGACGAGGTGTGCGCGCTGCTGGCCGAGGTGATGGGCTCGTGGCACCCGGACCTGCGGGACGCGGGGGTGAAGGTGGCGTGCCTGTTCGCGGCCAACGACAAGGGGCCGGCGCTCAAGCACGGCGGGTACCCGGTGCTCGCGTGCATCAAGATCGTGTCCCTCAAGGACCGGGTGACCAAGGCCCACGACGCCGAGCTCCTGATCGACGCGGGCGCCTGGAACGACCTCCGGTACGGGCAGCGGGTGGCGACGCTGGACCACGAGCTGAGCCACATCCGGCTGAAGAACTTCTGGCGGCGCCCGGTGCTGGACCGGGACAACCAGCCGACCGGGCAGACCGAGGTGGGGTGGGAGTCGGACGACCTCGGGCGGCCGGCGCTGAAGTCGGTGCCCGGGGACTGGTCGGCGGGGGACGGGTTCGCGGCGGTGGTGGCCCGGCACGGGCGGGACGCGATCGAGTTCCGCAACCTGGCGACCTGCACCCGCGAGGCCGAGGCGGCGCTCGCGGCGGGTCAGGCCGCGCTGCTCGAACGGGCCACGCGGCCCGGAGGGTCCCTCTGA
- a CDS encoding DUF3987 domain-containing protein has translation MSHAENPLLAAALDYAGRGWRVVPLHGCVADERRTDGQVGCSCGNPECGSQGKHPRLKAWQKEASVDPAQVGTWWAAWPEANVGVALGPESGVVAIDVDTKAGEQLVKELAGDAVERTALFRTGKGHRLLYAVPADLPAPPATRAVKLGGSEAVRFQSTGSQCVMPPSLHPSGNFYEWVEGRDPAACPVAPMPDWLVAEMCRPNSPEWTDQGAREAFLEGKDFNRDADWYRDILEPAGFTPAGQANGVMRFTRPGKRSGISVTVGHYRARDGSPALYVFSGSIPGLDAGRCYDKFGAYTKLHHGGDFTKASAAIAQQGFGRPKREAPAAPTGTVKPAAPAEWEHFVPLESPIDEAPAFPLHAFPPAVAEHVRAVAESVYCPIDYPALATLAAASAAIGASYVAKVKADFFQGAGLFCALVGDPSAKKSPPIKHVIRPMQKEQADRVEKIRDEYGDELPEMYKEGEGELFVSDVTVEKLGEMLQRQPRGLLLYKPELVGWLLAQNQYKAKGVGSDRSFFLEVYDSEPITVHRKGGAAIHVSRPSLTMVGATQPDVVREFFDRRDGLAERILWAYPAALPPRGERFYEVPFALSSQWGQVLKNLWCMTMEPAGLGKKRPRAHVLPLSDAGREAWRAYTDRLAATMSDPDFPPWMRSAYGKFEGSAARLALVLQLLALAGSDDSDPPACIEAQWVTAAAEMVFYFGAHARRVHRSCGSDPRLDGAKRILLWLRDRRQPTFKRAELFDSLRRNPMFRKPEDLNAPLQLLDAHNAIRVVPPPAERTAGRPPTPVYEVSPQVFTSPDVSRIVRIDRAGPELENEAE, from the coding sequence GTGTCGCACGCCGAGAACCCGCTCCTCGCCGCCGCCCTCGACTACGCCGGCCGCGGCTGGCGGGTGGTGCCGCTGCACGGCTGCGTCGCCGACGAGCGCCGCACCGACGGGCAGGTCGGGTGCTCGTGCGGGAACCCGGAGTGCGGCAGCCAGGGGAAGCACCCGCGGCTGAAGGCGTGGCAGAAGGAGGCGTCCGTGGACCCCGCCCAGGTGGGCACGTGGTGGGCGGCGTGGCCCGAGGCGAACGTCGGGGTGGCGCTCGGCCCGGAGTCCGGGGTCGTCGCCATCGACGTGGACACGAAGGCCGGCGAGCAGCTGGTCAAGGAGCTCGCCGGCGACGCGGTCGAGCGGACCGCGCTGTTCCGGACGGGCAAGGGGCACCGGCTCCTGTACGCGGTCCCGGCGGACCTGCCGGCGCCGCCCGCGACCCGGGCGGTGAAGCTCGGCGGGTCCGAGGCGGTGCGGTTCCAGTCCACCGGCAGCCAGTGCGTGATGCCGCCCAGCTTGCACCCGAGCGGGAACTTCTACGAGTGGGTCGAGGGGCGGGACCCGGCCGCGTGCCCCGTCGCCCCGATGCCCGACTGGCTGGTCGCCGAGATGTGCCGGCCGAACAGCCCGGAGTGGACCGACCAGGGCGCCCGCGAGGCGTTCCTCGAAGGGAAGGACTTCAACCGGGACGCGGACTGGTACCGCGACATCCTCGAGCCGGCCGGGTTCACGCCGGCCGGGCAGGCGAACGGGGTGATGCGGTTCACCCGCCCGGGCAAGCGGTCCGGGATCTCGGTGACCGTCGGGCACTACCGCGCCCGCGACGGCTCGCCCGCGCTGTACGTGTTCTCGGGCTCGATCCCGGGGCTCGACGCGGGGCGGTGCTACGACAAGTTCGGGGCGTACACGAAGCTGCACCACGGCGGCGACTTCACGAAGGCCAGCGCCGCGATCGCGCAGCAGGGGTTCGGGCGGCCGAAGCGCGAGGCCCCGGCAGCCCCGACCGGGACCGTCAAGCCGGCGGCCCCGGCGGAGTGGGAGCACTTCGTCCCGCTGGAGTCGCCGATCGACGAGGCCCCGGCGTTCCCGCTGCACGCGTTCCCGCCGGCGGTGGCCGAGCACGTGCGCGCGGTGGCCGAGTCCGTCTACTGCCCGATCGACTACCCGGCGCTCGCCACCCTGGCGGCCGCGTCGGCCGCGATCGGGGCCTCGTACGTCGCGAAGGTGAAGGCCGATTTCTTCCAGGGGGCGGGCCTGTTCTGCGCGCTGGTGGGGGACCCGAGCGCGAAGAAGAGCCCGCCCATCAAGCACGTGATCCGCCCGATGCAGAAGGAGCAGGCGGACCGGGTGGAGAAGATCCGGGACGAGTACGGGGACGAGCTGCCCGAGATGTACAAGGAGGGCGAGGGGGAGCTGTTCGTCTCGGACGTGACCGTCGAGAAGCTCGGCGAGATGCTCCAGCGCCAGCCCCGCGGGCTGCTCCTGTACAAGCCCGAACTCGTGGGCTGGCTCCTCGCCCAGAACCAGTACAAGGCGAAGGGGGTCGGGTCGGACCGGTCGTTCTTCCTGGAGGTGTACGACTCGGAGCCGATCACGGTGCACCGCAAGGGCGGGGCCGCGATCCACGTGTCCCGCCCGTCGCTCACGATGGTCGGGGCCACCCAGCCGGACGTGGTGCGCGAGTTCTTCGACCGCCGGGACGGGCTGGCCGAGCGCATCCTGTGGGCGTACCCGGCCGCGCTGCCGCCCCGGGGCGAGCGGTTCTACGAGGTGCCGTTCGCCCTGTCGAGTCAGTGGGGGCAGGTGCTGAAGAACCTGTGGTGCATGACGATGGAGCCGGCCGGCCTCGGCAAGAAGCGGCCCCGGGCGCACGTGCTGCCGCTGTCCGACGCGGGCCGCGAGGCGTGGCGGGCGTACACCGACCGGCTGGCCGCCACCATGTCGGACCCGGACTTCCCGCCGTGGATGCGGTCCGCGTACGGCAAGTTCGAGGGCTCGGCGGCCCGGCTCGCGCTGGTGCTCCAGCTGCTCGCCCTCGCCGGCTCGGACGACAGCGACCCGCCGGCGTGCATCGAGGCGCAGTGGGTGACGGCCGCGGCCGAGATGGTGTTCTACTTCGGGGCGCACGCCCGCCGGGTGCACCGCTCGTGCGGGAGTGACCCGCGGCTCGACGGGGCCAAGCGGATCCTGCTCTGGCTCCGCGACCGCCGGCAGCCCACGTTCAAGCGGGCCGAGCTGTTCGACAGCCTGCGGCGCAACCCGATGTTCCGCAAGCCCGAGGACCTGAACGCCCCGCTCCAGCTGCTGGACGCGCACAACGCGATCCGGGTGGTGCCGCCCCCGGCCGAGCGGACCGCGGGCCGGCCCCCGACGCCGGTGTACGAGGTCAGCCCGCAGGTGTTCACCTCGCCCGACGTTTCTCGGATTGTTCGGATTGATCGGGCCGGTCCGGAGCTGGAGAACGAGGCCGAATGA
- a CDS encoding lambda-exonuclease family protein codes for MKRLNLSQGSAEWLAWRREGLGGSDIAAILGISPYEDATREAVFNAKVHGIERPQNGAMYRGTVLEPHARAAYMDRCRCNAPPVCVERPDLPWARVSLDGLCGNGARIPSQLEEWILELKCPGWETHDLALNGIVPEHFEVQCQWQMFVCGLARCDFASFNPGKRFTPGNALRWNKWSNKPVNDRPPRPAEWLAVVPVPPDPDRQQWILEAAAKFWFEVVAARAAFDREARRA; via the coding sequence ATGAAGCGGCTCAACCTCAGCCAGGGCTCCGCCGAGTGGCTCGCGTGGCGCCGGGAGGGGCTGGGCGGCAGCGACATCGCCGCGATCCTGGGCATCTCGCCGTACGAGGACGCGACCCGCGAGGCGGTGTTCAACGCGAAGGTCCACGGGATCGAGCGGCCGCAGAACGGGGCCATGTACCGGGGCACGGTGCTCGAGCCGCACGCCCGGGCCGCGTACATGGACCGCTGCCGGTGCAACGCCCCGCCGGTGTGCGTCGAGCGCCCCGACCTGCCGTGGGCGCGGGTCAGCCTCGACGGGCTGTGCGGGAACGGGGCCCGGATCCCGAGCCAGCTGGAGGAGTGGATCCTCGAGCTGAAGTGCCCGGGCTGGGAGACGCACGACCTGGCGCTGAACGGGATCGTCCCGGAGCACTTCGAGGTGCAGTGCCAGTGGCAGATGTTCGTGTGCGGCCTCGCCCGGTGCGACTTCGCGAGCTTCAACCCCGGGAAGCGGTTCACTCCGGGCAACGCTCTCCGGTGGAATAAGTGGTCGAACAAACCGGTGAATGATCGCCCCCCGCGCCCGGCGGAGTGGCTGGCGGTGGTGCCGGTCCCGCCCGACCCGGACCGCCAGCAGTGGATCCTGGAAGCGGCGGCGAAGTTCTGGTTCGAGGTGGTCGCGGCGCGCGCCGCATTCGATCGGGAGGCACGACGCGCATGA
- a CDS encoding AAA family ATPase — MGILSSVTTTAPNLPPRFVMYAPEKAGKTSFGAQWENPLFLMTAGETGLLTLIESGQVGPTAHLPSSEENPTGFLKWDDLTDAVRAVINEPHDYRTLLVDTGNGAENLLAQHVCDTDTEFLGNWGEFNSFGRGERRCAPVWAGFLNLLDQVRVRRRMAVVLLYHSKAKQFNNPTGKDYEQWKPEGYERLWGLTHKWADVIGFYGLRVQVNKDDKAYKEERYLRVQPSAAIVAGNRYGLPDEVTSAPNAVALYRAFDAEYRKAKARGVTARKWSKEEFSALLTRKGKTWRNALSWIDKSFGTTHLEAKPDFASVSAEHVALYAAWLGNQPDAPPPPPPASPPPPPPPGPVPAPAPLPAATDDVEGEDRSDPTTGATRTPTTTAATPNAPLNSTTAVAKPTTLTTDPAPKPAPAFGRRFTAPPAPGADVAELLALMHQLDLSWPEVRDRAEGKGEEIAAACGIYGTPGLVLPELALSLRNRLRTELEVRVAEKKSRAAKRAANKAAREAVAS, encoded by the coding sequence ATGGGTATCCTCTCGTCCGTCACCACGACCGCGCCGAACCTGCCGCCCCGGTTCGTCATGTACGCCCCCGAGAAGGCGGGCAAAACCAGCTTCGGCGCGCAGTGGGAGAACCCGCTGTTCCTGATGACCGCCGGTGAGACCGGGCTGCTCACCCTCATCGAATCGGGCCAGGTGGGGCCGACCGCGCACCTCCCGTCGTCCGAGGAGAACCCGACCGGGTTCCTGAAGTGGGACGACCTGACCGACGCCGTGCGGGCCGTCATCAACGAGCCGCACGACTACCGCACGCTGCTGGTCGACACGGGTAACGGGGCCGAGAACCTGCTCGCCCAGCACGTGTGCGACACGGACACCGAGTTCCTCGGCAACTGGGGCGAGTTCAACTCGTTCGGCCGCGGGGAGCGGCGGTGCGCCCCGGTCTGGGCCGGCTTCCTGAACCTGCTCGACCAGGTGCGGGTGCGGCGCCGGATGGCGGTGGTGCTGCTGTACCACTCGAAGGCCAAGCAGTTCAACAACCCGACCGGCAAGGACTACGAGCAGTGGAAGCCGGAGGGGTACGAGCGGCTCTGGGGGCTGACCCACAAGTGGGCCGACGTGATCGGGTTCTACGGGCTGCGGGTGCAGGTGAACAAGGACGATAAGGCGTACAAGGAGGAGCGGTACCTGCGGGTCCAGCCGTCCGCGGCGATCGTGGCCGGGAACCGGTACGGGCTGCCCGACGAGGTCACCAGCGCGCCGAACGCGGTGGCGCTGTACCGGGCGTTCGACGCCGAGTACCGCAAGGCCAAGGCCCGGGGCGTGACCGCCCGGAAGTGGTCGAAGGAGGAGTTCTCGGCGCTGCTGACCCGCAAGGGCAAGACGTGGCGCAACGCGCTGAGCTGGATCGACAAGTCGTTCGGCACCACCCACCTCGAGGCGAAGCCGGACTTCGCCAGCGTGTCCGCGGAGCACGTCGCGCTGTACGCCGCGTGGCTCGGGAACCAGCCCGACGCCCCGCCCCCGCCGCCGCCGGCGAGCCCGCCCCCGCCGCCCCCTCCCGGGCCGGTGCCGGCGCCCGCACCCCTGCCGGCCGCGACCGACGACGTGGAGGGTGAGGATCGCTCGGACCCTACCACGGGGGCGACGAGGACGCCTACTACGACGGCGGCCACCCCGAACGCCCCGCTGAACTCGACGACGGCAGTGGCCAAACCCACGACCCTAACGACTGACCCTGCCCCGAAACCCGCCCCGGCGTTCGGCCGCCGGTTCACCGCGCCGCCCGCTCCGGGGGCCGATGTCGCGGAGCTGCTCGCGCTCATGCACCAGCTCGACCTGTCGTGGCCGGAGGTCCGCGACCGGGCCGAGGGCAAGGGGGAGGAGATCGCGGCGGCGTGCGGGATCTACGGCACCCCCGGCCTGGTGCTGCCCGAGCTGGCGCTGTCGCTCCGCAATCGGCTCCGCACCGAGCTCGAGGTGCGGGTCGCGGAGAAGAAGTCTCGGGCGGCGAAGCGGGCGGCGAACAAGGCCGCCAGAGAGGCGGTGGCGTCGTGA
- a CDS encoding helix-turn-helix domain-containing protein, with product MPTNVASWLPAPEAARLFDINYKQLCALVHEGVFTRGKFGAAKKRPPIYLRVAELEAWKRGGVPAVAPIKAAYEAEQIAHSGGGA from the coding sequence ATGCCAACTAATGTGGCTTCCTGGCTCCCGGCGCCCGAGGCGGCGAGGCTGTTTGACATCAACTACAAGCAGCTTTGTGCCCTCGTTCACGAAGGGGTTTTCACCCGCGGCAAGTTCGGCGCGGCCAAGAAGCGGCCCCCGATCTACCTGCGAGTTGCCGAACTCGAAGCGTGGAAGCGAGGCGGCGTTCCCGCAGTCGCGCCGATCAAGGCCGCCTACGAGGCGGAGCAAATCGCACACAGCGGCGGGGGAGCGTGA